The segment aattttcataacaaTTTAAAAGTAAGATAGGGTAGagttcaacaaaaaaaaatttcaacttgCAAATTGAccaaattttcgatttttcaaaaattaaatccaaCCCAACATTTATAGCTTAGATTAGCTTAGATTAGGTAGTTTAAGTTGTTCAAGGTGTCGGGTTACATAACAAAAAATCATctctttaaaacaatatttatttagaattttttcgttaaatttcataatagaACGAAGAGGGATTCCTGTatgaaattgagatttttatataaaatatatttaaataggtaaCGTCGATCGGGATGGAGACAAGCAAATTTTCTCTCAATTCTGTCCCTATCCAAAACGGAGATTCTTTGCCCTATTCCGACGACTCGTGAATTTCAATTAACATATAGAAAACGAAACTAAACTTTTTAGcaaatcattaaatattattattattttttaaaaaaaaatgtatattggTAATAtttaactccaaaaaaaaaagcaaaaaaaaaaaaaagatattgagCACTGACAGCGTCAACTGCAAACAGCGCCGCCCACTTGATAAAGTCAGGTCGCTGAGCCATGCGCGCTGCGTCATGTGGTGTTGACTCAACCCTCCGCCCGCACCGCCGCACGCCACGCACCATATACACACGCCAACCTTCAACTATATCCTCCTCCTTGTCCAAGAATCCACTTTTCcctttaaattattaagatCTTTCGATCTTCTTATACGATACACTTTCTCGACTTTTTATTAgctctttaaattttcaattaccAACTCGAGCAGTAAAATTTTGCTCTTCTCGACCCTGATGCGACAACGAGAGACGTTAAAAGGAACAGGTTAGAGAGATAACCTAAAAGTGAGCGGAAGAAGTAAGAGAATTCCGAGTAGATTAGACATGTATCCTCCAAAACACGAAAAATTCTCTCGTcacaaaccctaatcttgtgttcgagtcataaCTAGAAAGATCTCGTGAAAAAGACCCATCTTgctgaatttgaaaataatacaTTTCTCGTTCATCAGAGAACCGAGTATTCTCGTTAGACCTTTTCCGTCAAGAGGCTCCCACGAGCATTGATCTTGTATACGAGTTATAGATAAAAGGATTTTGTAGAGAAGATCGATCTAACGTTCATTATcgaacaaaatttcattatatatatatatataaaatcatacaatataaatatacataaatacaCTCTTTTCAAATTGTTTATAGTTTTTGTAATGTATATATTCCTTCTTGTAATGTTTTTTGGCTTCCTTGTTCAAGGAGTAGCAGCTGCAATGGCTGCACTTTTCTTCGGTGGCACGCCGGGGCCGGGGAGGGATGCTAAATTCTTCTGGGTTTTGACGGTGACGATCTTCGGATGAAGAAATTGGTCGATAATCGTTGTGCTTCGTGCAGTGACGAGCTTGTTCCAtgcttcttctgcttcttttCCTCGCTTTGTAAAGGCTTCTGTAGCATCGAGTCTGTGTATGTTCCATTCCTTGATATTTATCAGTCGTTGGATCTTTCCCAATTGCCTCAATGCTAGCTTGCACGTGTGCTCCTTCACTTTTGATATGGATTCTTGTAAGAGTTTCTCTCGAGTTTCCTCGTCTAAAAACGATTTGTATCGAAAATAGGAGTCGAATTCGGGAACCCCAATTGCCCTTTTGATCCCTCGAGAATAATCTCTAGCGGGATCAAAGAATTTTTCAGCCTCGTCAACCATTCCCTTAGCTACCATTTTGTCTACCCTATCAGATACAAAGGATTGCAATACAGGTATTGACACATCTACCCAAAGAAAGCAACATTCATATCTCGACTGAAAGTTCGAGTCAACTAAGGTTTCAATATAAGAATTCGAGCCACCAGCGATAATCGGGAGCCGACCACGGCTACAAATAGAATCCAAAGATAACATAGTCATATCAGAGAAGTCAGTTGCCGAGAAGTCACAAAAGGGATCAATAACTCCAAGCAAGTGATGCGGTACACCACGTTGTTCTCTCTTCGTGACCTTATTTGTTACTATATCTAGCCCATCGTAAACTTGCATTTTATCAGAGTTTATAACTTCCATCGAGTATCGGGTAGCAATGTCGATCGACAACCGAGACTTACCCGTGCCAGTAGCGCCGATCACGATCACCACCTTCTCTTTTCCGAGCTTGGGGAGATTGAAGAACGGGTTAGAGTTTATTCTTCTAGGAGGAAGATTTATCAATGGTTGAGTGATAATCTCTTTGCTCATGAACATGGTGGACACATTCATGCttataaatctaataatttcatCATCAAAGTATACCAAAATTAGCCAAtcatatgaaaagaaaaattgaagaatatcaagagagagaaagagagagagaacaaaagGCCTCACCTTTATTGAGAGAATATAGAAATGAGTAGCAATGAATGGTTTGGAAGGCAAATTTGATATCAATCTTtatttcccttcaaagttttgaaGCCAAAATGGATACTCATTTGGGTCAATGGGTATGCCATTTATAAGCATGATCTTCAAAAGTGGGTcaagatctctctctctctctctctctctctctctctctctctctctcttgatcatattctttttgttcaagaacttaattttaattacaaaaaaaacccaataaatttttttaaaaaagttttgattttgaaaataaaaaataaaatgggttaaaaatatttaaaggttCTTGGTATGATTGATTTGATCTGGGTAGTAGCCATTTGCATAAGAATATGACTTTTTTGGCCTCACTAACTTGGGGAATATTGAGTTTTAAAATCGACTTGAAACCATAATGAAAATGCTTTACACTTTCCATCTTTGATGTGATTGCCGAACTACCGATTTTAATAAGttcgtaaattttaaaaatgtggtGAATTTGAATACGAAAGTTCGTTATAAACgagtgaaaatctctctctagtagatgcgttaTAGAATTGTGAAGCTGACGGTCATATGTAACGGGTTAAGATGGAAAATATTTGGTAGCAATAGGCGTGAgcggttataaatggtatcggCGCCAGACActagacggtgtgccaacaaggatacTGGCCCCTAAGCTgggtggagaggggaacgaaacatttttttataaacgtgtgaaaacctctccttatcagacatattttaaaaccatgaatctgatgacaatacgtaacgggctaaaacggacaatatacGACATTTGTTCTAATCCAACGAAGAAGTCAGCCATGTGAAATTCGGACGTTACGAACCATATTGGAGTATGCTCGAGCTTCGagtttttagaaaacataagcGAGAAAATGcgttgaaaataatttgaaagaaatcaatgttataagctaaaagtataaaagttatatttagGTTTCGATACGCTCGAGATCAAACGATCATGAGTAAAAATCACTTCAGGGTTAGGTATAACACTATGATTTGAAACGTACCGAACAATCGAAGTGAGATACTTTAACCTTATCGTTGTGATAAATgaggaaaattttatttttttcaacgtACAACAATTTGTGCCTGAATATTTTTAGACGAACGTTTTTTTCGGTACGTGACGATCTTTTCAATTCCGTTCATTTTGTGTTATAAGAGTTTCTTAGTTCATAATGGCCAATTATCATTGTAGNAATgaggaaaattttatttttttcaacgtACAACAATTTGTGCCTGAA is part of the Cucurbita pepo subsp. pepo cultivar mu-cu-16 chromosome LG12, ASM280686v2, whole genome shotgun sequence genome and harbors:
- the LOC111806355 gene encoding adenylate isopentenyltransferase 3, chloroplastic-like — encoded protein: MNVSTMFMSKEIITQPLINLPPRRINSNPFFNLPKLGKEKVVIVIGATGTGKSRLSIDIATRYSMEVINSDKMQVYDGLDIVTNKVTKREQRGVPHHLLGVIDPFCDFSATDFSDMTMLSLDSICSRGRLPIIAGGSNSYIETLVDSNFQSRYECCFLWVDVSIPVLQSFVSDRVDKMVAKGMVDEAEKFFDPARDYSRGIKRAIGVPEFDSYFRYKSFLDEETREKLLQESISKVKEHTCKLALRQLGKIQRLINIKEWNIHRLDATEAFTKRGKEAEEAWNKLVTARSTTIIDQFLHPKIVTVKTQKNLASLPGPGVPPKKSAAIAAATP